Within Pseudomonas sp. LBUM920, the genomic segment GTGCAGGTGCTCCCGATTCTTCTGCCGTGGCTGCAGGCGCACCCGTTGGTGGTGCCGCATATTTCCTTCTCTGACGGCCATATCGACCCGTTCAAGGAGGGCGTGGACATTGCACTGCGCATTGGTGACGGTCACGCCTGGCCGCACACGGTGGAGCATCGGCGGCTGACACGTGAGTGGCATGTGTTTTGTGCATCGCCGGCATACCTGGCTCGCCATGGCACGCCGTTGTCCGACCGCGACCTGGAGCAGCACCAGTGCATTGCCTATGGCTGGGTGGATGGACGCATCAGCCCTTGGCGCTACACCGGCGAGGAGGGCACGACACTGCACAGGCCACTCACGCCGCAACTGGTGGTAGGCAATGGCGAAGGGCTGGTGATGGCCGCACTGGCGGGCTGCGGTATCGTCGAGTTGCCATCCTGGCTGATCAAGCAACCGTTGCAGGACGGCGCGTTGGTCGAGGTACTGCCGCAACTGGCGACGCCGGGGTTTGAGGTCAACCTGGCCTGGGTCAAAAGCCGGCAAGACCAGCCCAGGGTTCGCGTGGTGCTGGAGGCGCTGATTGCCGGTTTGAGTTCACTCGAATAATCAGTGGCTTTGCGGCTGGCACGAATGCGCGATTGGCTGACACAAGATTGATCCTGATCAGGTGCCCTGCCTGGCAGCGCCTCTAACCTTATGCTTCCATCAAAGGCCAGGGAGGGCTCAATGAGTGCCTCGGGTCGCGTATCTCAAGGAAGAGTCAGCTATGCGGTCATTGAAGATCCTGTTGTTATCGTCGGCGTTCAACGGTTTGACCCAACGCGCCTGGCTGGACTTGCGCCAGGCAGGTCACGCGCCCAGCGTGGTGCTGTTCACCGATGCCGCCACGGTGTGCGAGCAGGTCGAGGCGTCAGGCGCCGATGTGGTGATTTGCCCGTTTCTGAAGGACCGTGTGCCACAGCAGCTGTGGAGCAACCCGGAACGCCCGGTCGTGATCATCCATCCGGGAATCGTCGGCGACCGGGGCGCCAGCGCGCTGGACTGGGCCATCACCCGGCAGGTCGACCGCTGGGGCGTGACCGCCCTGCAGGCGGTGGAGGAAATGGACGCCGGGCCGATCTGGTCGACCCGTGAATTCGACATGCCGGCTGATGTGCGCAAATCCGAGCTGTACAACGGGCGGGTGAGTGACGCAGCCATCGATTGCATCCGCGACGTGGTGGCAAAATTCGCCCGGGGCTTCGTCCCGACGCCGCTTGATGACACGCAGCCCGATGTCATCGGGCGATTGCAGCCAAACATGACCCAGGCCGACCGCAGCTTCAGTTGGTTCGATTGCGCACGCTTCATCAAACGCAGCATTGACGCCGCCGATGGCCAGCCCGGTGTGCTGGCGAGCATCAGGGGCGGGCAGTATTACGTGTACGACGCGCACCTGGACTCACGCCACGGCATTCCGGGAGACATTCTTGCGGTACAGGACGACGCGGTGCTGGTGGCGGCCGGTGATCACAGCCTGTGGATCGGCTCGCTCAAGCGCAAAGCCCAGCCTGGGGAGGAGACCTTCAAGTTGCCGGCCCGCCACGTGCTGGCCGAGAAACTCGCAGGCATTCCCGTGCTGGACAGCACCCTCGCCAGCCACACGTGGAATGAACAGGCCTATCAACCGATTCGCTACCGAGAGTCAGGGCCTGTCGGTGAACTGACGTTTGAGTTCTACAACGGCGCCATGAGCACCGAGCAATGCCAGCGTCTGGTGGCTGCACTGCGTTGGGCCAAGGCGCGGGACACCCACGTGTTGTTGATCAAGGGCGGGCGTGGCAGCTTTTCCAACGGCGTGCACCTCAATGTGATCCAAGCCGCCGCGGTGCCTGGGCTGGAAGCCTGGGCCAACATCCAGGCCATCGACGATGTGTGCAAGGAGCTGCTCACGGCCCGGCAGCTGGTGATCAGCGGCCTGACCGGCAGTGCCGGAGCCGGCGGCGTCATGCTGGCGTTGGCGGCCGACATCGTTTTTGCCCGTGAGGGCGTGGTACTCAACCCGCATTACAAAACCATGGGCTTGTATGGCTCCGAATACTGGACCTACAGCCTGCCACGTGCCGTCGGCAGCGAAGTGGCGCACCGGCTCACGCAAGAATGCCTGCCGATCAGTGCCCACCAGGCCCAGCACTACGGCATGGTTCAGGCCATCGGCCCACGGTGCCCACAGGCGTTTGGCCTATGGCTTATGCAACAAGCCACCCGCGCGCTCGACGATGAGCACTACGTGCTGGCGCGCGCGCGCAAGGCAACGATGGACCTGGATCAGGTTGAACGCTGTCGCGAACACGAACTGGCACACATGCAGCAGGACATGGTGCACAACCGCCAACAGTTCGCCGAGAAGTGCCGCAACTTCGTGTTCAAACGCAAGACGTGCCAAACCCCGCAACGCCTGATGGCGCCATGGGCTGTGGCGCGCAAGGTGGCGTTGGTTGAGTGAGGGGGTTGCAGGTGGTGGTCAGAGGCTGTCGGGATCGCCAAAAAACATTTTGACATGGCTCTAGGACAGTACTTTCAGCTTGAAAAAATCGATTTATGCCCCCAGTCATGCCCCCAGTTGCGCTGAGTGTGCAAGCGATCGCGATTTGCGATTTCTGACGCGGACCTCGGTGGCCATGGCTGGCATTCAGTGCACCCCCCGTATACCGGATGACCAATCCGAATCCGGCAAATCCTTGGTGGTTCGATGAGTCGATATCCTTATTCGAAGTTGCCCGGGCTATCTTTCAGCACCTGTCCTGAAATAAGTTGGCTGGCAGAGTGGGGGGGCTAGAGGGAGCGTCTCACCTTCGTTGTTCCTGGCCAGTCATGTCTGTGTCTTGGATCGCTGATCAGTCATCAGGCAAGTGCAACTGCACGTCCATGGCGTCATGAAGGAGTCGGACGACCTCGATCACCTCGTCATTTGCTACACGATAAAATACGACGTGGCGTGGGCTTTTGACCGTCCCATGAGGATGTTTAGCTTGCTGGCGCGAATAGACGAGGTGATAGCTGCGCAGGCCTGGTGCAAGCTCATTGCGCTCGTGGCTGCCAATGCGATAAGGCGTGGAGGCAATCCCTTGCAGCGCCGCGAGGATCAGCGCTTGATACCGTTGCCTTGCTTGATCACCGAACTGCGTCTGGGAGCGCCTGAGAATGTCGATAATGTCGGTGCGTGCCGCATCGGAAATCCGATACTGCCACATGCTCAGTGTTTCTCTTTCGTCGGGATCTTTGCCTCCAGGCTGAAGCCCTCGAGGTAGTGCTCCAGATCCCCTTCGTTCACCTGAGTAAAGCGCCCGTGTTCAAGATCCATGATGCCAATCGAGGTCGCCTGACGCAGGGCTTCAATTTTGGCAGTGTCTTCGGCGACGCGCTTCTCCAATAGCCGCAAACCTTCCCGCAGCACTTCGCTGGCATTCTGATAGCGGCCAGACTGAACAAGGTCATGGATAACCTGTTCCTGGTGAGGGGTGAGCACAACGTTTCGCGTCGCCATAATGAGCTCCAGCCTTAGGCAAACAAGTTCTATCGAGCATTGGCATTTTATGCCATTTTGCTGACGGACATATAGTTTGAGATTTGAATCTGACCAACTCTGTCGTACGGGGTATGAGCGAACGCGGGATCCACATCGGCTTTCGCGACGATGGATTTCATCTTGACTTTGGCATCGATAAAGCCGTAGTCAGCCAAGACGAGAGGGTGGTCGCAGCGGCTGACGACACTCAAGCATTGCTCCTGAATGGCTTCGGCATATCCAGCAAGCTGTTCCGCGTCCCCTGGATCTGCAGCTTCAACCCCACAAATTAGTGCCGGCAGCGATCATCGCACCCATGAGGGTGACCCATTTCGTCCAGAAATCTACGTCTATGATGCGCTCCAACGCTCGTCACTTCTTTGCAAGCTTTCGCTGAATCGTCGGCTGAATGTACCGCGCCCGTTCGATGCGTCCCAGGCGCTTACCGAGTCGCTCTGCCAGCTCCAAGTCGCCTGCGCCGTCACTACTATGACGATGTGATGTTTCATGCCCATTGCCACTGAACGTTTTTCGCTAAGCATGCCTACTCGCTCGGCAGTGAGAAATTGAGCATTCACGGAGGGGGGGCTTCAAAAAATACGAAGCAGCGTCATGTGATGGGCGGTCAATCCAAAATCTAGCATCAGCAGAAACGCCTGCACGAAAGGGCATGGCATTGGATTGAAAAGGAGCTCGCATTAGTGATGATGCGAGCCCGACTTTTGACATGCCCAGCGTTACTGGGGAGCCATTCTGAGATTCAGAAGCTGATGATAAATAGTGATTCTGCTACCATTTATATATCGTGCCTCCTCGTAGTAGCGAGCTTGAGCTTTAGGTGTACTCATATGCTTCATATTCAGACTGGCGGGCGTGCCGATATCAAACCCTTTATATTGCAAGTTTTGTACGTATGAGACGTACTCGGTGCAGAGGCTTGAGAAGTCATCACTGGATGTATAAACAATAACAAACACTGGACTGACACCTGGTGAATTGTAGCCGAATGTTTTATCCAAGTGTTCCTTGATTACTTTCCTTTCAATGCTCTGGCCGAGACGGAAGGCCTCAATGATCGAAATTAGGTTACCTTTACTATCCTCAATCCACCCATCTGTCTCACCCACTCCAAGGCCGGAAGCCGACCATCCCATACGAGATTGGTCATGAACAGTCCAGCCGATGAATTTCATTTTCTGCCTGAGCAACGACACCATCCAGTCATTGATCATGTCTTCAACGTCTAGAGAAATGACATTTTTAGACTTGGCTGCGGGCTTCTTTCGCAGCAAGTTGGCATTTCTCATGAGCAGTTCGGTGCCTATCTGTTCAATGATTTCGAGCAAATAGTCGTCGATTGAATTAGTCGGCTCTATGAGGATCTGGCTCTGGTCACTAGCACCCAAAGCTCTAATTCGCAACCAGCTGGATCTCAAGTCCATGTGCATTGACTCAATCGCCCTCACCGGCATCGGAGCGATCTGGAGTTGGTGCTGAGGGGCTGGCTTAAGCAAGCTAGACTGAAGGCTGATCAATTCGCTGCGTGCAGACTCAGAACTATCGCCAAGTTTAGCAAGAAGGCCCCGAATATAGTCCATTGCTTCTTCTAGGCGACCAGATTTGTTCAGGTACTCTGACCGCACATCCGCAAACTGGTAGCTGCCTCGCTGACGATTAGTCGCCATCCCCCAAAACTGGCTAAATTCTGAATGACGTGATGTCATCAGGCACGCCTGAAGGACGCTGTGCAGGTTTTCATCTGCAAATTCAACGCGTCCCTCAAGCATGTGTGCCTCAAACACCCCCATCCAGGCGTCTGAGTGCTCATTAAGTAGCGTGG encodes:
- a CDS encoding LysR family transcriptional regulator, whose amino-acid sequence is MFSSERLKGIDVFVCVAQYGSFTAAAEKMNLTASAVSKGIARLEKRLGARLFQRTTRTLALTDAGAAFLRTCTGVLADLEDAELSLQAENTEPRGRVRIDLPGPYGRVQVLPILLPWLQAHPLVVPHISFSDGHIDPFKEGVDIALRIGDGHAWPHTVEHRRLTREWHVFCASPAYLARHGTPLSDRDLEQHQCIAYGWVDGRISPWRYTGEEGTTLHRPLTPQLVVGNGEGLVMAALAGCGIVELPSWLIKQPLQDGALVEVLPQLATPGFEVNLAWVKSRQDQPRVRVVLEALIAGLSSLE
- a CDS encoding type II toxin-antitoxin system ParD family antitoxin; this translates as MATRNVVLTPHQEQVIHDLVQSGRYQNASEVLREGLRLLEKRVAEDTAKIEALRQATSIGIMDLEHGRFTQVNEGDLEHYLEGFSLEAKIPTKEKH
- a CDS encoding type II toxin-antitoxin system RelE/ParE family toxin, which translates into the protein MWQYRISDAARTDIIDILRRSQTQFGDQARQRYQALILAALQGIASTPYRIGSHERNELAPGLRSYHLVYSRQQAKHPHGTVKSPRHVVFYRVANDEVIEVVRLLHDAMDVQLHLPDD
- a CDS encoding hydrogenase maturation protein; amino-acid sequence: MRSLKILLLSSAFNGLTQRAWLDLRQAGHAPSVVLFTDAATVCEQVEASGADVVICPFLKDRVPQQLWSNPERPVVIIHPGIVGDRGASALDWAITRQVDRWGVTALQAVEEMDAGPIWSTREFDMPADVRKSELYNGRVSDAAIDCIRDVVAKFARGFVPTPLDDTQPDVIGRLQPNMTQADRSFSWFDCARFIKRSIDAADGQPGVLASIRGGQYYVYDAHLDSRHGIPGDILAVQDDAVLVAAGDHSLWIGSLKRKAQPGEETFKLPARHVLAEKLAGIPVLDSTLASHTWNEQAYQPIRYRESGPVGELTFEFYNGAMSTEQCQRLVAALRWAKARDTHVLLIKGGRGSFSNGVHLNVIQAAAVPGLEAWANIQAIDDVCKELLTARQLVISGLTGSAGAGGVMLALAADIVFAREGVVLNPHYKTMGLYGSEYWTYSLPRAVGSEVAHRLTQECLPISAHQAQHYGMVQAIGPRCPQAFGLWLMQQATRALDDEHYVLARARKATMDLDQVERCREHELAHMQQDMVHNRQQFAEKCRNFVFKRKTCQTPQRLMAPWAVARKVALVE